From Plectropomus leopardus isolate mb chromosome 4, YSFRI_Pleo_2.0, whole genome shotgun sequence, the proteins below share one genomic window:
- the pvalb7 gene encoding parvalbumin-7 isoform X1, translating into MSGKMSMTDLLKAEEIKKALEAFAGETFDPKKFFEMVGMRAMSAENVKKVFKVLDVDGSGFIEEEELKFVLKGFSAEGRDLTDSETSAFLKAADKDGDGKIGIDEFEALVHE; encoded by the exons ATGT CTGGCAAAATGTCGATGACAGATCTGTTGAAAGCTGAGGAGATCAAGAAAGCTCTTGAAGCCTTTGCAG GAGAAACATTCGACCCTAAAAAGTTCTTTGAAATGGTGGGAATGAGGGCCATGTCAGCTGAAAACGTCAAGAAGGTCTTCAAGGTTCTGGATGTGGACGGTAGCGGCTTcatagaggaggaggagctcaA GTTTGTACTGAAGGGCTTTTCCGCAGAGGGCAGAGATCTGACTGACTCTGAGACATCAGCATTCCTCAAAGCCGCAGACAAAGATGGCGACGGCAAGATCGGCATTGATG agttTGAGGCCTTGGTGCATGAGTAG
- the pvalb7 gene encoding parvalbumin-7 isoform X2 — MSMTDLLKAEEIKKALEAFAGETFDPKKFFEMVGMRAMSAENVKKVFKVLDVDGSGFIEEEELKFVLKGFSAEGRDLTDSETSAFLKAADKDGDGKIGIDEFEALVHE, encoded by the exons ATGTCGATGACAGATCTGTTGAAAGCTGAGGAGATCAAGAAAGCTCTTGAAGCCTTTGCAG GAGAAACATTCGACCCTAAAAAGTTCTTTGAAATGGTGGGAATGAGGGCCATGTCAGCTGAAAACGTCAAGAAGGTCTTCAAGGTTCTGGATGTGGACGGTAGCGGCTTcatagaggaggaggagctcaA GTTTGTACTGAAGGGCTTTTCCGCAGAGGGCAGAGATCTGACTGACTCTGAGACATCAGCATTCCTCAAAGCCGCAGACAAAGATGGCGACGGCAAGATCGGCATTGATG agttTGAGGCCTTGGTGCATGAGTAG
- the baiap2l2b gene encoding brain-specific angiogenesis inhibitor 1-associated protein 2-like protein 2 produces MSAATSDQLHRSTLSVYLNLMEHFNPGLQKLVALGNSYVKAFQALAVCSEAYFSAVAKMGDQALHTLSSRSLGDVLIQISETQRRLTAEMEGVFRWFQIEVLQAMEKNVKLDEEYIEGSRRVYELEVRNQAEALEKQLRRGTYRDSLENSEYMLYLRQSQQEIQKEEERRYRFLAEKHCGLTQSLLFLINKTGASLQQKADGWKEKVNETRGSRPRTPTHLDQDAQLRGSVSSLLQTVARDEDMSWARREQQALGRVPSRAPSPLPSRSRSSSVGESLGLGGGRAMRALVSHPSSSNPKLLPFNRGETITVLVQEPRNGWLYGRTDSSLRQGWFPAAYVAPVEDFSNTLATSGGSLRSHSMNNLLDPTDTLTDQSESKNYGDVPPPATPNRRASVDFRPISPLPERKLESALETKPSQTKSYTEQPPPPPPPPPPPPPSQNLRRGSVDFRPISPLPERSESTSDVQALSPHGQPENPLFPRGTNPFATVKLRPTTTNDRSAPQIL; encoded by the exons ATGTCTGCAGCCACCAGTGACCAGCTGCACAGATCAACTTTATCTGTCTATTTG aaccTGATGGAGCACTTCAATCCAGGCCTCCAGAAGCTTGTTGCTTTAGGAAACAGCTATGTAAAAGCTTTTCAAG CTCTAGCTGTTTGTAGTGAAGCCTACTTCAGCGCTGTGGCTAAGATGGGCGACCAGGCCCTTCACACGCTTTCATCTCGCTCTCTTG GGGATGTCCTGATACAGATATCGGAAACACAGAGGAGACTCACCGCAGAGATGGAGGGTGTG TTCCGATGGTTCCAGATAGAGGTGCTGCAAGCTATGGAGAAGAATGTTAAGTTGGATGAGGAGTACATTGAG GGCAGTCGCAGAGTGTATGAGCTGGAGGTGAGGAACCAGGCAGAGGCTTTGGAGAAACAGCTCAGACGAGGAACCTACAGAGACTCTCTG gagAACAGTGAGTACATGCTGTACCTGAGACAGAGCCAGCAGGAGATccagaaagaggaggagaggaggtatCGCTTCTTGGCAGAGAAACACTGTGGCCTCACTCAGTCACTTCTCTTCCTGATAAACAAg ACCGGTGCATCTCTCCAGCAGAAGGCAGACGGATGGAAGGAGAAAGTGAACGAGACGAGAGGGTCCAGGCCTCGAACTCCCACCCATTTGGATCAAGATGCACAG TTGCGAGGTTCAGTGAGCTCCTTGCTGCAGACAGTAGCCAGAGATGAAGACATGTCCTGGGCCAGGAGGGAGCAGCAGGCTCTGGGCAGAGTGCCCTCTAGAG CGCCGTCTCCCCTCCCCAGCCGCTCTCGCTCCAGCTCAGTGGGGGAATCTCTGGGTTTGGGTGGAGGGAGAGCCATGAGAGCGCTGGTATCTCATCCCTCCTCATCCAACCCAAAGCTGCTGCCTTTCAACAGGGGAGAGACCATCACTGTACTCGTCCAAGAACCACGCAACGGTTGGCTGTATGGACGCACTGACAGCAGCCTGCG TCAGGGCTGGTTTCCTGCTGCTTATGTGGCTCCTGTTGAGGATTTCTCCAACACTTTAGCAACAAG TGGTGGCTCACTAAGAAGCCACAGTATGAACAACCTGCTGGACCCCACTGACACCTtgactgaccaatcagagagcaaGAACTATGGAGACGTCCCGCCGCCAGCCACACCCAACCGCAGAGCCTCAGTAGACTTCCGGCCGATCTCTCCTCTGCCTGAGAGGAAGCTGGAGTCAGCCCTTGAGACAAAGCCAAGTCAGACGAAGAGCTACACCGAAcaaccacctccacctcctcccccaccgcctcctcctcccccgaGTCAGAATCTTCGACGAGGCTCTGTAGATTTTCGACCAATCTCTCCCCTCCCCGAGAGGAGTGAATCCACATCTGATGTCCAG GCGTTATCCCCACATGGGCAACCTGAAAACCCACTGTTTCCCAg AGGCACAAACCCATTTGCCACTGTAAAGCTTCGCCCCACGACGACCAATGACAGATCCGCCCCTCAGATCCTCTGA